In the Helianthus annuus cultivar XRQ/B chromosome 11, HanXRQr2.0-SUNRISE, whole genome shotgun sequence genome, one interval contains:
- the LOC110877521 gene encoding protein translation factor SUI1 homolog 1, whose protein sequence is MSELDLQIPSAYDPFAESNAEDSGAGSKDYVHIRIQQRNGRKSLTTVQGLKKEYSYNKILKDLKKEFCCNGTVVQDPELGQVIQLQGDQRKNVSTFLTQAGIAKKDHIKIHGF, encoded by the exons ATGTCTGAACTTGACCTCCAGATTCCTTCTGCTTATG aCCCATTTGCTGAAAGTAATGCTGAGGACTCTGGTGCCGGGTCAAAAGACTACGTTCATATTCGCATTCAGCAACGAAATGGTAGGAAAAGCTTGACAACTGTGCAGGGTTTGAAGAAAGAATATAGTTACAATAAGATTTTGAAGGACCTCAAGAAGGAGTTCTGCTGCAATGGCACTGTTGTTCAGGACCCTGAACTAGGCCAG GTCATCCAGCTTCAAGGTGATCAGAGAAAGAACGTCTCTACCTTTCTTACCCAG GCTGGCATAGCGAAGAAGGATCATATCAAGATTCATGGTTTCTAA
- the LOC110875614 gene encoding uncharacterized protein LOC110875614 has product MDDIEDTVIVLKHQMNDIKEELERQFLLNPDDEQLLKVIGMFNETFKETVKMEKVKPNVDDIVDGVISMLQKNVRTDDTKERDGCGKTDVKKGGKLGIDESKGTDDVQTGDKSVAQKKVAYKYRRKEKEVVDKSMPSFVLLTPSSQESDDDECEEVVPMNKPLDEKEKLLWNFVMIIGMEKKRMEGNKKDDEYGRDVYDEDGKGEVDTEKKNDKSGLSFMLKMFETQHGLHALGHTMNTLDFGKEISSNLIDCWAAMLNDKEKKMVASGKRRLFYYTSNFPEYMLKKKQDEEMALKYVKKYLREVFERDDTLLDLRAFNIIVVPMIEKAHFYLICMDLDTGDVQVIDNMDSNRDAVHVRTSSEFRYMGTPCKVKNYMWTYMKSVNHPDTEKLRKGVIKRLKITWGTKDNVKDCGVFAMRHMECYKGSTEEFDCGFSDLKDVKQHQLNNMRMRIATTLMLSPSNIYRKRMLDMAKVAADNVKNVKIERKLKTVAKLQEECWRGLAKQ; this is encoded by the exons ATGGATGATATAGAAGATACGGTAATCGTATTGAAGCATCAGATGAATGACATAAAGGAAGAGTTGGAAAGACAGTTTTTGCTTAATCCAGACGATGAACAATTGTTGAAAGTGATTGGGATGTTTAATGAGACTTTCAAGGAAACTGTAAAGATGGAAAAGGTTAAACCGAACGTTGATGATATTGTTGATGGTGTTATTAGTATGCTACAGAAAAACGTAAGGACGGATGATACAAAGGAAAGGGATGGATGTGGGAAGACAGATGTGAAAAAAGGTGGAAAATTAGGAATTGATGAAAGTAAGGGTACTGATGACGTACAGACAGGTGATAAATCGGTAGCACAAAAAAAGGTGGCATATAAGTATCGTAGGAAGGAGAAGGAGGTAGTTGATAAGTCAATGCCATCATTTGTATTATTGACCCCAAGTTCGCAAGAATCAGATGATGATGAGTGCGAGGAGGTAGTGCCGATGAATAAACCGTTGGACGAGAAAGAAAAATTGTTATGGAATTTTGTGATGATCATTGGGATGGAAAAAAAGAG gATGGAGGGAAATAAGAAGGATGACGAATATGGGAGGGACGTATATGATGAAGATGGGAAAGGCGAAGTTGACACAGAAAAGAAAAATGACAAATCCGGATTAAGCTTTAT GTTGAAGATGTTTGAAACACAACATGGATTGCATGCATTAGGGCATACAATGAACACGCTAGATTTTGGGAAGGAGATATCATCAAATCTGATAGATTGTTGGGCAGCAATGTTAAATGATAAGGAGAAAAAGATGGTGGCTAGCGGGAAAAGACGGTTGTTCTATTATACATCAAACTTT CCGGAATATATGCTAAAGAAGAAGCAAGATGAGGAGATGGCTTTGAAATATGTGAAAAAGTATTTGAGAGAAGTATTTGAAAGGGACGACACGCTGTTGGATTTGAGAGCTTTTAATATAATAGTGGTACCAATGATCGAAAAGGCACatttttatcttatttgtatGGATTTGGATACGGGAGATGTGCAGGTGATAGATAACATGGATTCAAACAGAGACGCCGTGCATGTAAGGACATCATCAGAGTTTAGATACATGGGGACACCATGCAAAGTG AAAAATTACATGTGGACATACATGAAGTCAGTAAACCACCCGGATACAGAAAAGCTTAGAAAAGGTGTAATAAAGAGGTTGAAGATTACGTGGGGAACAAAGGATAATGTGAAAGATTGTGGGGTATTTGCAATGCGCCATATGGAATGTTACAAAGGGAGTACAGAGGAGTTTGATTGTGGATTCAGTGATTTGAAGGATGTGAAGCAACATCAGTTGAATAACATGCGAATGCGGATAGCAACAACATTGATGTTATCACCGTCAAACATTTATAGGAAAAGGATGTTAGATATGGCGAAGGTAGCGGCTGATAATGTGAAGAATGTTAAGATAGAGCGTAAATTGAAAACAGTAGCAAAACTGCAGGAGGAGTGTTGGAGAGGATTAGCGAAACAGTAG